The segment GGCAGTGTCTGCcaagccatttttcgccctttgtgcaaatttgtcgaaaatgaccaaaattcatcaaaaataattataaaattaactaaatttcaacatgttcatattttaagtgcactttaattattttataaaaattaattattttttgacaagaatttaaccaaattcgcatgaatttaagttaaaaaatgtatgaaaaagtgtgtaaatttttgtgtttccccATACTAGTGGTGGCTGaccgttaaggagggcactcaaccCGAACGACTGAAATGGGATTTCTATAAATTTTCTTTCCAAGGTAAATATGTGCGGGTAAGCTACATCGGCGCTAGGAGACGTGAATTTTTGAATCTCATGCAATGGGACCATTTAGTGGCCGAATATGAGGCCAagtttctgaggttgagccgCTATGCACGGGGTATGGTGGCGACTGAATATGAGAGGTGTGTCCAGTTTGAAGATGGCCTTAGGGATAATCTAAGGGTTTTGATTACTCCAGAGAGGAAGAGTGAGTTCTCAGTTTTGGTAGAGAAGGCACAGATCACCGAGGAGGTAAAGCGTATTGAGCTCCAAAATAGAGATAGAGAGAGGGGTAAGAagaagagggattcagagccctaaAGTTCTGtgatgaggcctaagaaaaagccagatttgatgggccagttagagttggGCCTTCTATTTCACCTACTGGGACCTTGCCTTATGGGCACTGTAGTAGACGCCATCTGGGCGAATGTTGGAGGATGACTGGGGCATGTTTGAGATGTGGGTCTACTGAACATAGTGTTCGAGAGTGTCTGCTAAGGGCTGATCAAATGCAAGCTCTGGGTTCTAGTGCTGCACTGCCATTGAGGGTAGTCCAGCAACCTCCTAGAGGTTGTGGTTAGGATAAGGGTGGTAACAATATGGGCCGTGGACAGAGAGCACcgagcagaggtgctggacatgaAAAGGTGAGGTAGCCTGCACTTGTCTATGGTACTCATTGTTGAGAGGACTGAGATACTCCAGACATCATTACGGTACATTTTTAATTTATAGTGTACCTTGTCttgcactgatagatataggcTCTACACACTCATACGTAACAAGTACTATGTCTAAAACTTTAGGGACTCCAAttgagagtacttctagtgaGGTGACTGTTGTGAGTCCTTTGGGGAAATCTATCCAAGTCAACAAATTGTATAGAGATGTCCTGTTAGAGGTCCAAGGGACAGTATTTTTGGCTGATCTGATGGAGCTTCTGTTCGGGGAGTTCAatttaattctgggaatggactggttggtcaagcaccgAGTAAGTCTGGATATGTGACTAAGagggtctgtaacacccctaacccgtatccgacaccgaaatagggttacaaagcattaccagaAAAGATACAACTTTCATACATTCACACAATCACTCAAATCATATTCGAAAGCTTACCTTTGTAACTTCAATCAAACAATTCTTGAATCATTAATGCACAAACCACAAAACAATTTTATTGTATTCgtatataaccatttttttatctTATagcataaattactattcatatggtcaaaTATACTTCTTTTACATTGAAAATTCATGCGCAAATTATCATATCAATATGaaccattttaaaacacaaaTGTTAAGTCATATCACCTAATTCCCAAGCTAAAAAAACATGTCTAACCATCATATATTCAAACAACTTATGAACCATTTCTAAGCATAATTACCAaatcaaaacatacctaaatttATATGCTAGCATAGTAACAAAATTACTAATACACAACCAATTCATTTGCTCACTTATTCAActatcaa is part of the Gossypium arboreum isolate Shixiya-1 chromosome 5, ASM2569848v2, whole genome shotgun sequence genome and harbors:
- the LOC128292684 gene encoding uncharacterized protein LOC128292684, with the translated sequence MVATEYERCVQFEDGLRDNLRVLITPERKSEFSVLVEKAQITEEVKRIELQNRDRERVRVGPSISPTGTLPYGHCSRRHLGECWRMTGACLRCGSTEHSVRECLLRADQMQALGSSAALPLRVVQQPPRGTPIESTSSEVTVVSPLGKSIQVNKLYRDVLLEVQGTVFLADLMELLFGEFNLILGMDWLVKHRLFDKKGVINLRQRFKLAKPHSFNQEKLVRKGCEAYLAYVSVSDSGDLTVKDIKTFRNFPNVFPKELSAPVSIAPYRMAPMEPTKLKAQIQELLDRNYQRFVEEFSLIAALLTKLLHKGVPFVWTDAQ